Proteins found in one Miscanthus floridulus cultivar M001 chromosome 4, ASM1932011v1, whole genome shotgun sequence genomic segment:
- the LOC136548870 gene encoding auxin-responsive protein SAUR36-like, whose translation MISTKRIAQLATMWSRMAVLGRKRLTAAAKEVDKCCTSVASKGHCAVYTVDGARFEVPLACLGTTVFTELLQMSKEEFGFTGGNGKITLPCDAMVMEYALCLLKRGASAELEKAFLNTVAMSCHSANHVVPYVAACC comes from the coding sequence ATGATCAGCACCAAGAGGATCGCTCAGCTGGCCACGATGTGGTCGAGGATGGCAGTGCTTGGGAGGAAGCGCCTCACGGCAGCAGCAAAGGAAGTCGACAAGTGCTGCACTTCCGTGGCAAGCAAGGGCCACTGCGCAGTGTACACGGTTGACGGGGCACGGTTTGAGGTGCCCTTGGCGTGCCTCGGGACAACAGTCTTCACGGAGCTCCTGCAGATGTCCAAGGAGGAGTTCGGCTTCACGGGCGGCAATGGCAAGATCACACTGCCCTGTGATGCCATGGTCATGGAGTATGCCTTGTGCTTGCTGAAGAGGGGTGCCTCTGCCGAGCTGGAGAAGGCATTCCTAAACACCGTGGCAATGTCGTGCCACTCTGCAAACCACGTGGTCCCGTACGTGGCAGCCTGCTGTTAG